The following proteins come from a genomic window of Rhodoligotrophos sp. CJ14:
- a CDS encoding GlxA family transcriptional regulator, whose product MPAAQNGDGRGEIAFVLFPKFSMIALFGAVEPLRVANRFAGPVFSWRFVSADGLPVAASNEIPVTVTHRLADIGRPDLAMFCASYEPEHAYTRSTVAQVRRLARQGIPLGGMDTGPFLLAEAGVLDGYRATCHWESLPGFRETYPGIAVTHTLYEIDRDRMTCSGGAAAIDMMLDYIGRMHGPRLAITVADQLVHFRQPAIVPEGRLPARVRYQVSDSRLLTVLEAMERHIEDLVPLDELAAMAGTSLRQMERLFADLLGEAPNRFYRRLRLEHAENLLTYSRMSITDVALACGFGGIAQFSRAFREEYGHAPSAHRRVASRPHSGQS is encoded by the coding sequence TTGCCCGCCGCGCAAAACGGGGATGGACGAGGCGAGATCGCTTTCGTGCTGTTCCCCAAATTTTCGATGATTGCCCTGTTCGGCGCGGTGGAGCCGTTGCGGGTGGCCAACCGCTTCGCCGGACCCGTGTTCTCCTGGCGCTTTGTCTCCGCCGATGGCCTGCCGGTTGCCGCCTCGAACGAGATCCCCGTGACCGTGACCCACAGGCTTGCGGATATCGGCCGGCCGGACCTTGCCATGTTCTGCGCAAGCTATGAGCCGGAACATGCCTATACCCGCAGCACCGTCGCCCAGGTTAGGCGGCTCGCGCGCCAGGGTATTCCCCTTGGCGGCATGGATACGGGGCCGTTTCTGCTGGCCGAGGCTGGTGTGCTGGATGGCTATCGCGCCACTTGCCATTGGGAAAGCCTGCCCGGGTTCCGAGAGACCTATCCCGGGATCGCGGTGACGCACACGCTCTATGAGATCGACCGGGATCGCATGACCTGCTCGGGCGGTGCGGCCGCGATCGATATGATGCTCGACTATATCGGCCGGATGCACGGCCCGAGGCTTGCGATCACCGTGGCTGATCAGCTCGTGCATTTCCGGCAGCCCGCCATCGTGCCGGAAGGCCGCCTTCCAGCTCGGGTGCGCTATCAGGTCAGTGATTCTCGCTTGCTCACGGTCCTTGAAGCGATGGAGCGCCACATCGAGGATCTCGTGCCGCTGGACGAGCTTGCGGCGATGGCCGGCACATCCTTGCGCCAGATGGAACGTCTTTTCGCCGACCTGCTCGGCGAGGCGCCGAACCGCTTCTATCGCCGCTTGCGTCTGGAGCACGCGGAAAACCTGCTCACCTACTCCAGAATGAGCATCACCGATGTGGCGCTGGCCTGCGGCTTCGGCGGGATCGCGCAATTCTCCCGAGCCTTCCGGGAGGAATATGGCCATGCACCTTCGGCGCACAGACGGGTTGCCTCCAGGCCGCATTCGGGTCAATCATGA
- a CDS encoding 3-keto-5-aminohexanoate cleavage protein: MITPKTIITCAVTGAGDTVGKHPAIPVTPEQIANAALEAHRAGAAIVHCHVRDPKTGKPARKVEYYAEVVERIKAAKTDLIINLTAGMGGDLIIGDGARPMDFGPDTDLVGPEERLAHVKLLRPEICTLDCGTLNFGDGNTLAVQTPNQLREQARLIQSYGVKAEMEIFDSGNLWFAKQLCEEGLLDDRPMFQLCLGIPWGAPVSPATAVYQSQMLPPNAVWAGFGIGRWQMPMVAQMVLLGGHVRVGLEDNLYLDRGVYASNGTLVERAVKIIEMLGSSVASPAEAREILGLKQPA; encoded by the coding sequence ATGATCACGCCCAAGACAATCATCACCTGCGCCGTGACTGGAGCTGGCGACACCGTCGGCAAGCATCCCGCCATCCCGGTCACGCCCGAGCAGATCGCCAACGCGGCCCTGGAAGCCCATCGGGCGGGCGCCGCCATCGTGCATTGCCATGTGCGCGACCCCAAGACCGGCAAGCCCGCGCGCAAGGTCGAGTACTATGCGGAAGTGGTCGAGCGCATCAAGGCCGCCAAGACCGATCTGATCATCAATCTCACCGCCGGGATGGGCGGTGATCTCATTATCGGCGATGGCGCTCGGCCGATGGATTTCGGCCCGGATACGGATCTGGTCGGCCCCGAGGAGCGGCTGGCGCATGTGAAGCTCCTGCGCCCGGAGATCTGCACGCTCGATTGCGGCACACTCAATTTCGGCGATGGCAATACCTTGGCGGTGCAGACGCCCAACCAGCTGCGAGAACAGGCGCGCCTCATCCAGTCCTATGGGGTGAAGGCGGAGATGGAGATCTTCGATTCCGGCAATCTGTGGTTCGCCAAGCAGCTCTGCGAGGAAGGGCTCCTGGATGACCGGCCGATGTTCCAGCTTTGCCTCGGCATCCCATGGGGGGCGCCGGTGAGCCCGGCCACCGCCGTTTACCAGTCGCAGATGCTGCCGCCCAATGCTGTCTGGGCGGGCTTCGGCATCGGGCGCTGGCAAATGCCCATGGTGGCGCAAATGGTGCTGCTCGGCGGCCATGTGCGCGTCGGGCTTGAGGATAATCTCTATCTCGATCGCGGGGTCTATGCCTCCAATGGCACCCTGGTCGAGCGGGCGGTCAAGATCATCGAGATGCTGGGAAGCAGTGTCGCAAGCCCCGCCGAGGCGCGCGAGATTCTCGGCCTCAAGCAGCCGGCGTGA
- a CDS encoding 3-hydroxyacyl-CoA dehydrogenase NAD-binding domain-containing protein has protein sequence MAMTNTNSIRTVGIIGSGVIGAGWSARLLVRGFDVIATDPAPGAEERLNEAIETAWPAMLKLMPVAPGPRGQLRFTRSVEEVAEAADFIQEAAPEREQLKIDLFATIDSIARPEVVIASSSSGFLPSRLQSACTRHPERVVIGHPFNPVYLLPLVELVPGDKTSTAAMDRAAAYYERIGMHVLRLSKEIDGYICDRLQEALWREALHILNKGVATTAQIDDSIVYSAGLRWAFMGSFLTYHLAGGPGGMRHFMAQFDPTLDLPWTDLKYPAWSDELSERLISGCEAQAAGRSVRELESLRNDVLVDLMRVLQQHKIGAGTVLAREEAAAYQSRGIRPWQPGDAIAAPLELYRSHVSPQWVDYNNHMSESYYLTAFGDATDALFRFIGDDEAYRATGLSFYTVETHINYLKEVAAGEPLRFTTQILGLDAKRMHIFHQMFHGQTGDLLATTEQMLLHVDTKAQKACPIREDVFSALKAIWAIHKTMPKPGQVGRIMTVPEPV, from the coding sequence ATGGCCATGACGAACACCAATTCCATACGCACCGTCGGCATTATCGGCTCCGGCGTCATCGGCGCGGGCTGGTCGGCGCGGCTTCTGGTGCGCGGCTTCGATGTGATCGCCACCGATCCTGCCCCGGGCGCCGAAGAGCGTCTCAATGAGGCAATCGAGACCGCCTGGCCGGCCATGCTGAAGCTGATGCCGGTCGCCCCTGGCCCGCGCGGTCAATTGCGCTTCACCCGGTCAGTGGAAGAGGTCGCGGAAGCCGCCGACTTCATCCAGGAGGCCGCGCCCGAGCGCGAGCAGCTCAAGATCGATCTCTTCGCCACGATCGATTCGATCGCGCGGCCCGAGGTGGTGATCGCCTCCAGTTCGTCGGGCTTTTTGCCATCACGGCTACAGTCTGCCTGCACGCGCCACCCTGAGCGGGTGGTGATCGGACATCCCTTCAATCCGGTCTACCTCCTGCCGCTCGTCGAATTGGTGCCGGGGGATAAGACCTCCACTGCCGCCATGGACCGGGCCGCTGCCTATTACGAGCGGATCGGCATGCATGTGCTGCGCCTGAGCAAGGAGATCGACGGCTATATCTGCGACCGGCTGCAGGAGGCGCTATGGCGCGAGGCTCTGCACATTCTCAACAAGGGGGTGGCGACCACCGCGCAGATCGACGATTCGATCGTCTATTCCGCCGGCCTGCGCTGGGCATTTATGGGCTCGTTCCTCACCTATCATCTGGCCGGCGGCCCAGGCGGCATGCGCCACTTCATGGCCCAGTTCGATCCCACGCTGGACCTGCCCTGGACCGATCTCAAATATCCCGCATGGAGCGATGAGCTCTCGGAGCGGCTGATCTCGGGATGTGAAGCGCAAGCGGCCGGACGTTCGGTGCGGGAGCTCGAATCCTTGCGCAATGACGTGCTCGTCGATCTCATGCGCGTGCTGCAGCAGCACAAGATCGGAGCCGGCACGGTGCTGGCCCGCGAGGAAGCGGCCGCATATCAATCACGCGGTATCAGGCCATGGCAGCCGGGCGATGCAATTGCGGCGCCGCTCGAGCTCTACCGCAGCCATGTCTCGCCGCAATGGGTCGATTACAACAACCATATGAGCGAGAGCTATTATCTCACCGCCTTTGGCGATGCGACCGATGCCCTCTTCCGTTTCATCGGAGATGACGAGGCCTATCGGGCAACCGGGCTCTCCTTCTACACAGTTGAGACGCATATCAATTATCTGAAGGAGGTCGCGGCGGGCGAGCCCTTGCGCTTCACCACCCAGATCCTCGGCCTTGATGCGAAGCGGATGCACATCTTTCATCAGATGTTCCACGGACAGACCGGCGATCTGCTTGCCACCACCGAGCAGATGCTCCTCCATGTGGACACGAAGGCGCAGAAGGCCTGCCCGATCCGCGAGGATGTCTTCTCGGCCCTCAAGGCCATCTGGGCCATACACAAAACCATGCCGAAGCCCGGTCAGGTCGGCCGGATCATGACCGTGCCGGAGCCGGTGTGA
- a CDS encoding SDR family oxidoreductase, which yields MTGQRVMVTAAARGIGRAIALGFAAAGARVHICDVDDEALEEFRAEAPEIEAAYCDVTDEDDVDRWFADALDELGGLDVLVNNAGIAGPTAAVEDMSLDGWRHCVAVNLDSQFLCVRRAVPIMKQQGRGAIINMSSTAGLYGYGYRTPYASAKWAVIGFTKSLAVELGPHGIRVNAVCPGSVEGERMDRVIAAQARVSGLSEHEIRTDYAKQASLRRFVDPEEIADMVLFLASPQAAMVSGQAIAVDGHTETFR from the coding sequence ATGACGGGCCAGCGCGTCATGGTCACGGCGGCGGCACGCGGTATCGGGCGCGCAATTGCGCTTGGCTTCGCCGCGGCCGGCGCGCGGGTGCATATCTGCGATGTCGACGACGAGGCGCTGGAGGAGTTTCGCGCAGAGGCTCCGGAGATCGAGGCCGCCTATTGCGATGTGACCGATGAGGATGATGTCGACCGCTGGTTTGCCGATGCGCTGGATGAGCTCGGCGGTCTCGACGTGCTCGTCAACAATGCCGGGATCGCAGGCCCCACGGCTGCCGTCGAGGATATGAGCCTTGATGGCTGGCGGCATTGCGTGGCCGTCAATCTCGACAGCCAGTTTCTCTGCGTGCGGCGCGCTGTGCCGATCATGAAGCAGCAGGGGCGCGGCGCCATCATCAACATGTCCTCGACGGCCGGTCTCTATGGCTACGGCTATCGCACGCCCTATGCTTCGGCCAAATGGGCGGTGATCGGCTTCACCAAATCCCTGGCGGTCGAGCTCGGACCCCATGGCATCCGGGTGAACGCCGTCTGCCCTGGCTCGGTCGAGGGCGAGCGGATGGATCGAGTGATAGCTGCCCAGGCACGCGTTTCCGGCCTGAGCGAGCACGAAATCCGCACAGATTATGCAAAGCAAGCCTCCCTGCGCCGCTTCGTCGACCCGGAGGAAATTGCGGATATGGTGCTGTTCCTGGCCTCGCCCCAGGCTGCGATGGTCTCCGGCCAAGCCATCGCGGTCGATGGACATACCGAGACCTTCCGCTGA